From Spirochaetota bacterium, a single genomic window includes:
- a CDS encoding ABC transporter permease, whose product MFFLAIRHLINRPQQTILTFLGITIGCAGYIVFSGMQLGYQDYVIDRLVNVDAYIRISPRDEIISQETFRNVFFPDTFVKWITPPSGRINNTYLSNIQGWYERLAADPRVVAHAPQLIREVMFTHGKFSMPVRLVGVNTEAQARVTNMERDIITGKLGDVSRGDSLVLVGEEMMKRLGCSVNGSLNVVNAHGVVFPVKIVAVYSTGVKQIDNRIAYSSISTVQKLTQSPGEISDLVVRLVDVHSSADTAIEWQRTTADRVESWDQAKEDVRVTLKTQGIVRNVTTFTIMLIVAFGIYNILNMVVNQKKREIAILRSVGYDQMDTIFLFLVQGVILGLIGALTGMGLGAYACSRIETIKISVGQGHMPMSWDAAIYLKAFLIVLASSVFASIIPARNAGKLSPIDIIRNS is encoded by the coding sequence ATGTTCTTCCTCGCGATCCGGCACCTTATCAACCGCCCGCAGCAGACTATACTCACCTTCCTGGGAATCACCATAGGCTGCGCGGGCTACATAGTCTTTTCCGGCATGCAGCTCGGCTACCAGGACTACGTCATCGACCGGCTGGTGAACGTGGACGCCTACATACGCATCTCCCCGCGCGACGAGATTATAAGCCAGGAGACCTTCCGCAACGTGTTCTTCCCGGATACGTTCGTGAAGTGGATCACCCCGCCCTCCGGCCGGATAAACAACACCTACCTTTCCAATATCCAGGGATGGTACGAGCGCCTCGCCGCCGACCCCCGCGTCGTGGCACACGCCCCGCAGCTGATACGCGAGGTGATGTTCACGCACGGCAAGTTTTCCATGCCGGTGCGCCTCGTGGGCGTCAACACCGAGGCCCAGGCGCGCGTGACGAACATGGAGCGCGACATCATCACGGGAAAGCTCGGCGACGTGTCCCGCGGCGATTCCCTGGTGCTCGTGGGCGAAGAGATGATGAAGCGCCTGGGCTGTTCCGTAAACGGCTCCCTGAACGTGGTGAACGCCCACGGCGTCGTGTTCCCGGTGAAGATCGTCGCGGTCTACAGTACCGGCGTGAAGCAGATCGACAACCGCATCGCCTATTCGTCGATCTCCACCGTGCAGAAGCTCACGCAGTCGCCGGGAGAAATATCGGACCTCGTGGTGCGCCTCGTGGACGTTCATTCTTCGGCCGATACCGCGATCGAATGGCAGCGCACCACCGCCGACCGCGTGGAAAGCTGGGACCAGGCGAAGGAGGACGTGCGCGTGACCCTGAAGACGCAGGGCATCGTCCGCAACGTGACTACCTTCACCATCATGCTCATCGTCGCCTTTGGCATCTACAACATTCTCAACATGGTCGTAAATCAGAAGAAGCGCGAGATCGCGATACTCAGGAGCGTGGGCTACGACCAGATGGATACGATATTCCTCTTCCTGGTGCAGGGCGTCATCCTGGGGCTCATAGGCGCGCTCACGGGAATGGGCCTGGGCGCGTACGCCTGTTCGCGCATCGAAACGATAAAGATCAGCGTGGGACAGGGACACATGCCCATGTCATGGGACGCGGCCATTTACCTGAAGGCGTTTCTTATCGTGCTGGCGAGCTCGGTGTTCG